The following proteins are encoded in a genomic region of Corylus avellana chromosome ca4, CavTom2PMs-1.0:
- the LOC132179081 gene encoding HMG-Y-related protein B-like translates to MATEETSNPPPPQPSPAAPPLPQYPEMIIAAIEALNDKNGSNKSAIARYIESTYTDLPAAHSTLLSHHLNKLKQSGQLVLLKNNYMKPDPNAPPKRGRGRPPKPKAPLPPGVAMSPPRPRGRPPKPRDPFAPPPPPKAKSPSSGTGRPRGRPPKKAKTAAASAPSAAPSGGAPRGRGRPPKVKPAVAPVGC, encoded by the exons ATGGCCACTGAAGAAACCAGTAACCCACCTCCACCTCAGCCGTCCCCGGCAGCTCCCCCACTCCCTCAGTACCCTGAG ATGATTATTGCGGCGATCGAGGCTCTGAACGATAAGAATGGCTCGAACAAGTCGGCCATCGCCAGGTACATCGAGTCAACTTACACGGATCTTCCGGCGGCTCACTCCACGCTGCTCTCGCACCACCTCAACAAGCTGAAACAGAGCGGCCAGCTCGTCCTGCTCAAGAACAACTACATGAAGCCCGATCCCAACGCGCCGCCGAAGCGTGGGCGCGGTCGCCCTCCCAAGCCCAAGGCGCCTCTGCCTCCGGGCGTCGCGATGTCGCCACCAAGGCCCCGCGGCCGTCCGCCCAAGCCCAGGGACCCCTTCGCGCCGCCGCCGCCACCCAAGGCCAAGAGCCCCTCTTCCGGGACTGGCAGGCCCCGTGGTCGTCCACCCAAGAAGGCCAAGACGGCTGCCGCTTCGGCTCCGTCTGCGGCTCCGTCAGGCGGCGCACCCAGAGGAAGGGGAAGGCCGCCCAAGGTGAAGCCGGCAGTGGCCCCGGTTGGGTGTTGA